Proteins from one Escherichia coli genomic window:
- the ycgZ gene encoding regulatory protein YcgZ, which produces MQQNSVISDSAGAITRYFAKANLPTQQETLGEIVTEILKDGRNLSRKSLCTKLLCRLEQATGEEEQKHYNSLIGLLFE; this is translated from the coding sequence ATGCAGCAAAATTCAGTGATTTCAGATTCTGCGGGGGCAATTACTCGTTACTTTGCAAAAGCTAACTTGCCTACTCAGCAGGAAACCCTCGGGGAAATTGTGACTGAAATTTTGAAAGATGGACGTAATCTGAGTCGAAAGTCGCTTTGTACCAAACTTCTTTGTCGACTGGAGCAAGCGACAGGGGAAGAGGAACAGAAACACTACAATTCACTAATTGGGTTGCTTTTTGAATAA
- the bluF gene encoding diguanylate phosphodiesterase, whose amino-acid sequence MLTTLIYRSHIRDDEPVKKIEEMVSIANRRNMRSDVTGILLFNGSHFFQLLEGPEEQVQMIYRAICQDPRHYNIVELLCDYAPARRFGKAGMELFDLRLHERNDVLQAVLDKGTSKFQLTYDDRALQFFRTFVLSTEKSTYFEIPAEDSWRFIADGPDKELDSCTLSPNINDHFAFHPIVDPLSRRIIAFEAIVKNREDSPSARVVGQSNDGEIYTADLKSKALAFAMAHALELGDKMISINLLPMTLVNEPDAVSFLLDEIKANGLVPEQIIVEFTESEVISRFDEFADAVKSLKATGMSVAIDHFGTGFAGLLLLSRFQPDRIKISQELITNVHKSGPRQAIIQAIIKCCTSLEIQVSAMGVATPEEWMWLESAGIEMFQGDLFAKAKLNGIPSVAWPEKK is encoded by the coding sequence ATGCTTACTACCCTTATTTATCGTAGCCATATACGTGACGACGAACCTGTCAAAAAAATCGAAGAAATGGTTTCGATAGCAAATCGCAGAAACATGCGGTCTGACGTAACAGGGATTTTACTGTTTAATGGTTCACATTTTTTTCAACTTCTTGAAGGTCCGGAAGAACAGGTTCAAATGATTTATCGGGCCATATGCCAGGATCCACGGCACTATAATATCGTTGAACTGCTGTGCGATTACGCACCTGCTCGCCGTTTTGGCAAAGCAGGAATGGAATTATTTGATTTGCGCCTCCACGAGCGCAATGACGTTTTACAGGCCGTACTCGACAAAGGCACCTCAAAATTTCAGCTAACTTATGATGACAGAGCGCTGCAATTTTTTCGTACTTTTGTTCTTTCAACTGAAAAATCAACCTATTTCGAGATTCCTGCCGAAGACTCCTGGCGTTTTATCGCTGACGGACCTGATAAAGAACTTGATTCCTGTACCCTTTCACCAAATATAAACGACCACTTTGCCTTTCATCCTATTGTCGATCCTTTATCGCGGCGGATAATCGCTTTTGAAGCAATTGTTAAAAATAGGGAAGACAGCCCATCAGCCAGAGTGGTTGGGCAAAGCAATGACGGGGAAATCTACACAGCGGATCTCAAAAGTAAGGCACTTGCATTCGCGATGGCACACGCACTTGAGCTCGGTGATAAAATGATTTCAATCAATCTATTACCTATGACCCTGGTTAACGAGCCTGACGCGGTCTCTTTTTTACTTGATGAAATAAAGGCCAATGGTTTGGTGCCTGAACAAATTATCGTGGAATTTACTGAAAGTGAGGTCATATCTCGGTTTGATGAATTTGCCGATGCTGTTAAATCACTTAAGGCTACCGGTATGAGTGTAGCAATTGACCATTTTGGCACAGGTTTTGCCGGTTTGTTACTCCTGTCACGCTTCCAGCCTGACAGAATTAAAATCAGTCAGGAATTGATTACCAATGTTCATAAAAGCGGGCCTCGGCAGGCAATTATTCAGGCGATCATAAAATGCTGTACATCACTTGAAATTCAAGTCTCTGCTATGGGTGTGGCAACACCAGAAGAGTGGATGTGGCTTGAATCTGCAGGAATTGAGATGTTTCAGGGAGATCTGTTTGCCAAAGCTAAATTGAATGGTATCCCTTCAGTTGCGTGGCCGGAGAAAAAATAA
- the bluR gene encoding DNA-binding transcriptional repressor BluR, whose amino-acid sequence MAYYSIGDVAERCGINPVTLRAWQRRYGLLKPQRSEGGHRLFDEEDIQRIEEIKRWISNGVPVGKVKALLETTSQDTEDDWSRLQEEMMSILRMANPAKLRARIISLGREYPVDQLINHVYLPVRQRLVLDHNTSRIMSSMFDGALIEYAAASLFEMRRKPGKEAILMAWNVEERARLWLEAWRLSLSGWHISVLADPIESPRPELFPTQTLIVWTGMAPTRRQNELLQHWVEQGYKVIFHAP is encoded by the coding sequence GTGGCTTATTACAGCATTGGTGATGTTGCTGAACGTTGCGGGATTAATCCTGTCACTCTCCGGGCCTGGCAACGCCGCTACGGTTTGTTAAAACCACAGCGCAGTGAAGGCGGACACCGACTCTTTGATGAAGAAGACATACAACGCATCGAAGAGATCAAGCGTTGGATAAGTAATGGCGTCCCTGTAGGCAAAGTTAAAGCATTACTGGAAACCACCAGCCAGGATACGGAAGATGACTGGAGCCGACTGCAAGAAGAGATGATGTCAATTCTTCGTATGGCTAATCCTGCCAAACTACGCGCGAGAATTATTTCACTGGGTCGAGAGTACCCAGTAGATCAATTGATTAATCATGTTTACCTTCCTGTTCGCCAGCGTCTCGTGCTTGATCACAACACCTCCCGCATTATGAGCAGTATGTTTGACGGCGCATTAATTGAGTACGCAGCAGCCTCGCTTTTCGAAATGCGCCGTAAGCCCGGTAAAGAAGCCATTCTGATGGCGTGGAATGTTGAAGAGAGAGCACGATTGTGGCTGGAAGCATGGCGTTTATCATTGTCAGGATGGCATATTTCTGTCCTTGCTGATCCCATTGAATCGCCGCGCCCGGAACTGTTCCCAACGCAAACGTTGATTGTCTGGACAGGCATGGCACCAACTAGAAGGCAAAACGAACTTTTACAACACTGGGTTGAGCAAGGTTATAAAGTCATCTTTCATGCCCCCTAA
- the ycgX gene encoding DUF1398 domain-containing protein has product MDQVVVFQKMFEKVRKEQNFSWFYSELKHHRIVHYIYYLATDNIRIITHDETVLLLRGNRSLLKVSTTKNPGKIKEAALLHISGNSTFWEYCTTLASAGVFRWVTDVNNNKRGYYAIDNTLLYVEDVENNKPLI; this is encoded by the coding sequence ATGGATCAGGTCGTTGTTTTTCAAAAGATGTTTGAAAAAGTGAGAAAAGAGCAAAACTTTTCCTGGTTTTATTCAGAGTTAAAACATCACCGTATTGTGCATTACATTTATTATCTGGCTACGGATAACATCAGAATTATTACTCACGATGAAACAGTTTTGTTATTAAGAGGAAACCGTAGCCTGTTAAAAGTCAGTACAACCAAAAACCCAGGAAAAATTAAAGAGGCGGCATTGCTTCATATTTCTGGGAACTCTACATTTTGGGAGTATTGTACAACACTGGCAAGTGCTGGCGTTTTCCGCTGGGTAACCGATGTTAATAACAATAAACGCGGCTACTACGCTATTGATAATACGCTGTTGTATGTTGAAGATGTGGAAAATAACAAGCCATTAATCTAG
- a CDS encoding biofilm development regulator YmgB/AriR family protein: MSMQSQGMNFEMNLYAYLNKYDSRLSEEKLAIDKAVRDLYLCNEHVDNKSIILKLLSFLSSADDIVEKDIIRNALEVVLLFTLDDI; the protein is encoded by the coding sequence ATGTCTATGCAAAGTCAAGGAATGAACTTTGAAATGAACCTATACGCATATTTGAATAAATATGATAGTCGGCTTTCAGAAGAAAAACTTGCAATTGATAAGGCAGTTAGAGATTTATATCTTTGCAACGAACACGTGGATAACAAGAGCATTATACTGAAATTGCTCTCATTTTTATCATCTGCTGATGACATTGTTGAAAAAGATATTATCAGGAATGCTTTGGAAGTAGTGCTTCTTTTTACATTAGATGATATTTAA
- the iraM gene encoding anti-adapter protein IraM — MKCIVIDTVIQPSCGIYFSVIWSDMKMIIWYRSNIFLPPGSIFTVIKSGIILEDKEYPISIFNVALFNKNLWNLIKNSQECPTESNKITNKCLHKHCIMQICPHGLK; from the coding sequence ATGAAGTGTATAGTAATTGATACTGTAATACAACCTTCGTGTGGTATATATTTTTCAGTCATATGGAGCGATATGAAAATGATCATTTGGTATCGTTCAAATATATTTCTCCCACCTGGCAGCATATTTACAGTTATTAAGTCAGGTATTATACTTGAGGATAAAGAATATCCGATCAGTATTTTTAACGTGGCGCTATTCAACAAAAATTTATGGAATTTAATCAAAAATAGTCAAGAGTGTCCTACAGAATCAAACAAAATTACGAATAAATGCCTGCATAAGCATTGCATTATGCAAATATGTCCACATGGTCTCAAGTAA
- the trkG gene encoding Trk system potassium transporter TrkG produces MNTSHVRVVTHMCGFLVWLYSLSMLPPMVVALFYKEKSLFVFFITFVIFFCFGGGAWYTTKKSGIQLRTRDGFIIIVMFWILFSIISAFPLWIDSELNLTFADALFEGVSGITTTGATVIDDVSSLSRAYLFYRSQLNFIGGLGVIVLAVAVLPLLGIGGAKLYQSEMPGPFKDDKLTPRLADTSRTLWITYSLLGIACIVCYRLAGMPLFDAICHGLSTVSLGGFSTHSESIGYFNNYLIELVAGSFSLLSAFNFTLWYVVISRKTIKPLLRDVELRFFLLIASGVIIVTSFQVWHIGMYDLTGSVVHSFFLASSMLTDNGLATQDYSNWPTHTIVFLLLSSFFGGCIGSTCGGIKSLRFLILFKQSKHEINQLSHPRALLSVNVGGKIVTDRVMRSVWSFFFLYTFFTVFFILVLNGMGYDFLTSFATVAACINNMGLGFGATASSFGVLNDIAKYLMCIAMILGRLEIYPVIILFSGFFWRS; encoded by the coding sequence ATGAATACATCTCATGTAAGAGTTGTAACTCATATGTGTGGGTTCTTGGTCTGGCTCTATAGTCTTTCAATGTTACCACCAATGGTTGTAGCATTGTTTTATAAAGAAAAAAGCTTGTTCGTTTTTTTTATTACTTTTGTTATATTTTTTTGTTTTGGTGGCGGAGCGTGGTATACCACTAAAAAATCTGGCATTCAATTACGCACCCGTGATGGGTTTATTATAATTGTAATGTTTTGGATTTTATTTTCTATTATTAGCGCATTTCCATTATGGATTGATTCAGAGCTTAATTTAACGTTTGCTGACGCGCTGTTTGAAGGGGTTTCCGGAATAACAACAACAGGAGCAACAGTAATTGATGATGTCAGTTCATTATCTCGGGCATATTTGTTCTACCGGTCACAATTAAATTTTATAGGCGGTTTAGGGGTAATTGTTCTGGCAGTTGCTGTGTTGCCATTATTGGGTATTGGTGGTGCAAAACTTTATCAGTCAGAAATGCCAGGGCCATTTAAGGATGACAAACTAACTCCACGCTTGGCTGATACGTCGCGGACACTTTGGATAACTTATTCTTTATTAGGCATTGCTTGTATTGTTTGTTATCGACTTGCAGGAATGCCTTTGTTTGATGCTATTTGTCATGGACTTTCTACAGTTTCTCTTGGCGGTTTTTCAACTCATAGTGAGAGTATCGGCTATTTCAATAATTATTTGATTGAACTGGTGGCGGGCTCTTTTTCTCTGTTATCGGCTTTCAACTTTACTCTTTGGTATGTTGTTATAAGCAGGAAAACAATAAAACCCTTACTCAGAGATGTTGAACTTCGTTTCTTTTTGTTAATAGCTTCAGGTGTTATTATTGTTACCTCTTTCCAGGTCTGGCATATAGGTATGTATGACTTAACTGGAAGTGTTGTTCATTCGTTTTTTCTTGCTAGCTCCATGCTCACTGATAATGGTTTAGCTACGCAGGATTATTCAAACTGGCCCACACATACGATAGTTTTTTTGCTGCTGTCAAGTTTTTTTGGGGGATGTATAGGCTCAACGTGCGGCGGAATTAAATCACTTAGATTTCTTATACTTTTTAAACAAAGTAAACACGAAATAAATCAGCTTTCTCATCCCAGAGCATTGCTTAGTGTAAATGTAGGAGGGAAGATTGTTACAGACCGCGTAATGAGGTCTGTATGGAGTTTCTTTTTTCTTTATACTTTCTTTACAGTGTTTTTTATACTGGTGCTAAATGGTATGGGATATGATTTCCTTACATCATTTGCGACAGTCGCTGCATGCATTAATAATATGGGGCTGGGTTTTGGGGCTACCGCATCCTCATTCGGTGTTCTTAATGATATTGCAAAATATCTCATGTGTATTGCTATGATTCTTGGTCGACTTGAAATTTACCCTGTTATTATACTATTTTCAGGATTTTTTTGGCGTTCTTGA
- the icd gene encoding NADP-dependent isocitrate dehydrogenase has product MESKVVVPAQGKKITLQNGKLNVPENPIIPYIEGDGIGVDVTPAMLKVVDAAVEKAYKGERKISWMEIYTGEKSTQVYGQDVWLPAETLDLIREYRVAIKGPLTTPVGGGIRSLNVALRQELDLYICLRPVRYYQGTPSPVKHPELTDMVIFRENSEDIYAGIEWKADSADAEKVIKFLREEMGVKKIRFPEHCGIGIKPCSEEGTKRLVRAAIEYAIANDRDSVTLVHKGNIMKFTEGAFKDWGYQLAREEFGGELIDGGPWLKVKNPNTGKEIVIKDVIADAFLQQILLRPAEYDVIACMNLNGDYISDALAAQVGGIGIAPGANIGDECALFEATHGTAPKYAGQDKVNPGSIILSAEMMLRHMGWTEAADLIVKGMEGAINAKTVTYDFERLMEGAKLLKCSEFGDAIIKNM; this is encoded by the coding sequence ATGGAAAGTAAAGTAGTTGTTCCGGCACAAGGCAAGAAGATCACCCTGCAAAACGGCAAACTCAACGTTCCTGAAAATCCGATTATCCCTTACATTGAAGGTGATGGAATCGGTGTAGATGTAACCCCAGCCATGCTGAAAGTGGTCGACGCTGCAGTCGAGAAAGCCTATAAAGGCGAGCGTAAAATCTCCTGGATGGAAATTTACACCGGTGAAAAATCCACACAGGTTTATGGTCAGGACGTCTGGCTGCCTGCTGAAACCCTTGATCTGATTCGTGAATATCGCGTTGCCATTAAAGGCCCTCTGACCACTCCGGTTGGCGGCGGTATTCGTTCTCTCAACGTAGCTCTGCGCCAGGAACTGGATCTCTACATCTGCCTGCGTCCGGTACGTTACTATCAGGGCACCCCAAGCCCGGTTAAACATCCTGAACTGACCGATATGGTTATCTTCCGTGAAAACTCGGAAGACATTTATGCGGGTATCGAATGGAAAGCTGATTCTGCCGACGCTGAGAAAGTGATTAAATTCCTGCGTGAAGAGATGGGCGTGAAGAAAATTCGCTTCCCGGAACATTGCGGTATCGGTATTAAGCCGTGTTCTGAAGAGGGCACCAAACGTCTGGTTCGTGCCGCGATCGAATACGCAATTGCTAACGACCGTGACTCTGTGACCCTGGTGCACAAAGGTAACATCATGAAGTTCACCGAAGGCGCGTTTAAAGACTGGGGGTACCAGCTGGCGCGTGAAGAGTTTGGCGGTGAACTGATCGACGGCGGCCCGTGGCTGAAAGTCAAAAACCCGAACACCGGCAAAGAGATCGTCATTAAAGACGTGATTGCTGACGCATTCCTGCAACAGATCCTGCTGCGTCCGGCTGAATACGACGTTATCGCCTGTATGAACCTCAACGGTGACTACATTTCTGATGCTCTGGCAGCGCAGGTTGGCGGTATCGGTATCGCCCCAGGCGCAAACATCGGTGACGAATGCGCGCTGTTTGAAGCCACCCACGGTACTGCGCCGAAGTATGCTGGTCAGGACAAAGTTAACCCAGGCTCTATCATCCTCTCCGCTGAGATGATGCTGCGCCATATGGGCTGGACTGAAGCCGCAGATCTGATTGTTAAAGGTATGGAAGGCGCGATTAACGCGAAGACCGTAACCTATGACTTCGAGCGTCTGATGGAAGGCGCTAAACTGCTGAAATGTTCAGAGTTTGGTGACGCGATCATCAAGAATATGTAA
- the rluE gene encoding 23S rRNA pseudouridine(2457) synthase RluE, translated as MRQFIISENTMQKTSFRNHQVKRFSSQRSTRRKPENQPTRVILFNKPYDVLPQFTDEAGRKTLKEFIPVQGVYAAGRLDRDSEGLLVLTNNGALQARLTQPGKRTGKIYYVQVEGIPTEDALEGLRNGVTLNDGPTLPAGAEMVEEPEWLWPRNPPIRERKSIPTSWLKITLYEGRNRQVRRMTAHVGFPTLRLIRYAMGDYSLDNLANGEWREATD; from the coding sequence ATGCGGCAATTCATAATCTCTGAAAATACCATGCAAAAAACTTCTTTTAGAAATCACCAGGTTAAGCGATTCAGCTCGCAACGTTCTACCAGGCGAAAACCTGAAAACCAGCCCACGCGTGTGATCCTGTTCAATAAACCCTACGATGTTCTTCCGCAGTTCACCGATGAAGCCGGACGCAAAACATTAAAAGAATTCATCCCGGTTCAGGGAGTGTATGCGGCAGGTCGTCTCGACCGCGACAGCGAAGGGTTACTGGTGCTGACCAATAACGGCGCTTTGCAGGCGCGTTTAACCCAGCCGGGTAAACGTACCGGGAAAATCTATTATGTACAGGTAGAAGGTATTCCCACGGAAGACGCCCTTGAAGGGTTGCGCAATGGCGTAACCTTAAATGATGGCCCTACCCTGCCCGCAGGTGCGGAGATGGTTGAGGAGCCGGAATGGTTATGGCCGCGGAATCCGCCAATTCGTGAACGAAAAAGTATTCCCACCAGCTGGCTTAAGATCACCTTATATGAAGGACGTAATCGCCAGGTGCGCCGCATGACCGCCCATGTTGGTTTTCCCACGCTGCGACTGATTCGCTATGCGATGGGTGATTACTCTTTGGATAATCTTGCCAATGGCGAATGGCGAGAAGCGACAGATTAA
- the nudJ gene encoding phosphatase NudJ, with amino-acid sequence MFKPHVTVACVVHAEGKFLVVEETINGKALWNQPAGHLEADETLVEAAARELWEETGISAQPQHFIRMHQWIAPDKTPFLRFLFAIELEQICPTQPHDSDIDCCRWVSADEILQASNLRSPLVAESIRCYQSGQRYPLEMISDFNWPFTKGVI; translated from the coding sequence ATGTTTAAACCGCACGTTACCGTTGCCTGCGTGGTGCACGCAGAAGGCAAATTTTTAGTCGTTGAAGAGACGATTAATGGTAAAGCGTTATGGAACCAGCCCGCCGGGCATCTGGAAGCCGATGAAACCTTAGTGGAAGCCGCCGCCCGTGAGCTGTGGGAAGAGACGGGCATCAGCGCGCAACCGCAACATTTTATCCGCATGCATCAGTGGATTGCGCCGGATAAAACGCCGTTTTTGCGCTTCCTGTTTGCCATTGAGCTTGAGCAAATATGTCCAACCCAGCCCCATGACAGCGATATCGACTGCTGCCGTTGGGTCAGCGCCGATGAGATTTTACAGGCGTCAAATCTGCGCTCGCCGCTGGTGGCGGAAAGTATTCGTTGTTATCAAAGTGGGCAACGCTATCCGCTGGAGATGATTAGCGATTTTAACTGGCCTTTTACAAAGGGTGTCATCTAA
- the mnmA gene encoding tRNA 2-thiouridine(34) synthase MnmA yields the protein MSETAKKVIVGMSGGVDSSVSAWLLQQQGYQVEGLFMKNWEEDDGEEYCTAAADLADAQAVCDKLGIELHTVNFAAEYWDNVFELFLAEYKAGRTPNPDILCNKEIKFKAFLEFAAEDLGADYIATGHYVRRADVDGKSRLLRGLDSNKDQSYFLYTLSHEQIAQSLFPVGELEKPQVRKIAEDLGLVTAKKKDSTGICFIGERKFREFLGRYLPAQPGKIITVDGDEIGEHQGLMYHTLGQRKGLGIGGTKEGTEEPWYVVDKDVENNILIVAQGHEHPRLMSVGLIAQQLHWVDREPFTGTMRCTVKTRYRQTDIPCTVKALDDDRIEVIFDEPVAAVTPGQSAVFYNGEVCLGGGIIEQRLPLPV from the coding sequence ATGTCTGAAACCGCAAAAAAAGTAATCGTCGGCATGTCCGGCGGTGTCGATTCCTCCGTTTCTGCCTGGCTGTTGCAACAACAGGGATATCAGGTCGAAGGCCTGTTTATGAAGAACTGGGAAGAAGACGACGGTGAGGAATATTGCACGGCGGCAGCGGATCTGGCTGATGCCCAGGCTGTCTGCGACAAGCTCGGCATTGAACTGCACACCGTCAACTTTGCTGCCGAGTACTGGGACAACGTCTTTGAACTGTTCCTTGCCGAATATAAAGCCGGTCGCACGCCGAACCCAGATATTCTGTGCAACAAAGAGATCAAATTTAAAGCCTTCCTCGAATTTGCCGCCGAAGATTTAGGTGCCGATTATATCGCTACCGGTCATTACGTTCGTCGTGCCGATGTCGATGGTAAGAGCCGCCTGCTGCGTGGTCTGGATAGCAATAAAGACCAGAGCTACTTCCTTTATACGCTCAGCCATGAGCAGATTGCGCAAAGTCTGTTCCCGGTCGGCGAACTGGAAAAGCCGCAGGTGCGCAAGATTGCAGAAGATCTCGGTCTGGTTACCGCGAAGAAAAAAGATTCTACCGGTATCTGTTTTATCGGCGAGCGTAAATTCCGCGAGTTCCTGGGCCGTTATCTCCCTGCGCAACCGGGCAAAATCATTACCGTCGATGGCGATGAAATCGGCGAGCACCAGGGGCTGATGTATCACACACTCGGTCAGCGTAAAGGTCTGGGTATCGGTGGCACCAAAGAAGGCACCGAAGAACCGTGGTATGTGGTCGATAAAGACGTCGAAAACAACATTCTGATTGTTGCGCAGGGCCATGAACACCCGCGTCTGATGTCTGTCGGTCTGATTGCCCAGCAGCTGCACTGGGTCGATCGCGAACCATTCACCGGCACTATGCGTTGCACGGTAAAAACCCGCTATCGCCAGACCGACATCCCTTGCACCGTCAAGGCGCTGGACGACGATCGCATTGAAGTGATTTTTGATGAGCCGGTTGCCGCCGTGACGCCGGGCCAGTCTGCCGTCTTCTATAACGGTGAAGTGTGCCTCGGTGGCGGTATTATTGAGCAGCGTCTGCCGCTGCCGGTCTGA
- the hflD gene encoding high frequency lysogenization protein HflD: protein MAKNYYDITLALAGICQSARLVQQLAHQGHCDADALHVSLNSIIDMNPSSTLAVFGGSEANLRVGLETLLGVLNASSRQGLNAELTRYTLSLMVLERKLSSAKGALDTLGNRINGLQRQLEHFDLQSETLMSAMAAIYVDVISPLGPRIQVTGSPAVLQSPQVQAKVRATLLAGIRAAVLWHQVGGGRLQLMFSRNRLTTQAKQILAHLTPEL from the coding sequence GTGGCAAAGAATTACTATGACATCACCCTCGCCCTGGCCGGAATTTGTCAGTCGGCACGCCTGGTGCAACAACTCGCTCACCAGGGGCATTGTGATGCCGATGCGCTACACGTCTCACTCAACAGTATTATCGATATGAACCCCAGCTCCACGCTGGCGGTTTTTGGTGGCAGCGAAGCTAACCTGCGCGTCGGGCTGGAAACATTGCTCGGCGTGCTCAACGCCAGCAGTCGCCAGGGCTTAAATGCTGAGTTAACCCGCTACACCCTTAGCCTGATGGTGCTTGAGCGCAAACTTTCCTCAGCGAAAGGTGCGCTCGACACTCTGGGCAACCGCATCAACGGCCTGCAACGTCAGCTCGAACACTTCGATCTACAGTCCGAAACGCTGATGAGCGCGATGGCCGCTATTTATGTTGATGTGATTAGCCCGCTAGGCCCGCGCATTCAGGTCACCGGATCTCCTGCTGTACTGCAAAGCCCACAGGTGCAGGCGAAAGTCCGCGCCACCCTGCTGGCAGGCATTCGCGCCGCCGTGCTCTGGCACCAGGTCGGCGGCGGACGTCTACAACTGATGTTTTCTCGTAATCGCCTGACCACTCAGGCAAAACAAATTCTTGCTCATTTAACCCCGGAGTTGTGA
- the purB gene encoding adenylosuccinate lyase, giving the protein MELSSLTAVSPVDGRYGDKVSALRGIFSEYGLLKFRVQVEVRWLQKLAAHAAIKEVPAFAADAIGYLDTIVASFSEEDAARIKTIERTTNHDVKAVEYFLKEKVADIPELHAVSEFIHFACTSEDINNLSHALMLKTARDEVILPYWRQLIDGIKDLAVQYRDIPLLSRTHGQPATPSTIGKEMANVAYRMERQYRQLNQVEILGKINGAVGNYNAHIAAYPEVDWHQFSEEFVTSLGIQWNPYTTQIEPHDYIAELFDCVARFNTILIDFDRDVWGYIALNHFKQKTIAGEIGSSTMPHKVNPIDFENSEGNLGLSNAVLQHLASKLPVSRWQRDLTDSTVLRNLGVGIGYALIAYQSTLKGVSKLEVNRDHLLEELDHNWEVLAEPIQTVMRRYGIEKPYEKLKELTRGKRVDAEGMKQFIDGLALPEEEKARLKAMTPANYIGRAITMVDELK; this is encoded by the coding sequence ATGGAATTATCCTCACTGACCGCCGTTTCCCCTGTCGATGGACGCTACGGCGATAAAGTCAGCGCGCTGCGCGGGATTTTCAGCGAATATGGTTTGCTGAAATTCCGTGTACAAGTTGAAGTACGTTGGCTGCAAAAACTGGCCGCGCACGCAGCGATCAAGGAAGTTCCTGCTTTTGCTGCCGACGCAATCGGTTACCTTGATACAATTGTCGCCAGTTTCAGCGAAGAAGATGCAGCACGCATCAAAACCATCGAGCGTACCACTAACCACGACGTTAAAGCGGTTGAGTATTTCCTGAAAGAAAAAGTGGCCGATATCCCGGAACTGCACGCAGTTTCTGAATTCATCCACTTTGCCTGTACTTCGGAAGATATCAATAACCTCTCCCACGCGTTGATGCTGAAAACCGCGCGTGATGAAGTGATCCTGCCATACTGGCGTCAACTGATTGATGGCATTAAAGATCTCGCCGTTCAGTATCGCGATATCCCGCTGCTGTCCCGTACCCACGGTCAGCCAGCCACGCCGTCAACCATCGGTAAAGAGATGGCAAACGTTGCCTACCGCATGGAACGTCAGTACCGCCAGCTTAATCAGGTGGAGATCCTCGGCAAAATCAACGGCGCTGTCGGCAACTATAATGCCCACATCGCGGCTTACCCGGAAGTTGACTGGCATCAGTTCAGCGAAGAGTTCGTCACCTCGCTGGGTATTCAGTGGAACCCGTACACCACCCAGATCGAACCACACGACTATATTGCCGAACTGTTTGATTGCGTTGCGCGTTTCAACACCATTCTGATCGACTTCGACCGTGACGTCTGGGGTTATATCGCCCTTAACCACTTCAAACAGAAAACCATTGCTGGTGAGATTGGTTCTTCCACCATGCCGCATAAAGTTAACCCGATTGACTTCGAAAACTCCGAAGGTAACCTGGGGCTTTCCAACGCGGTGTTGCAGCACCTGGCAAGCAAACTGCCGGTTTCCCGCTGGCAGCGTGACCTGACCGACTCCACCGTGCTGCGTAACCTCGGCGTGGGTATCGGTTATGCGCTGATTGCGTATCAATCCACCCTGAAAGGCGTGAGCAAACTGGAAGTGAACCGTGACCATCTGCTGGAGGAACTGGATCACAACTGGGAAGTGCTGGCTGAGCCAATCCAGACAGTTATGCGTCGCTATGGCATCGAAAAACCGTACGAAAAGCTGAAAGAGCTGACTCGCGGTAAGCGCGTTGACGCCGAAGGCATGAAGCAATTTATCGACGGTCTGGCACTGCCAGAAGAAGAGAAAGCCCGCCTGAAAGCGATGACGCCGGCAAACTACATTGGCCGCGCCATCACCATGGTTGATGAGCTGAAATAA